The proteins below come from a single Mangifera indica cultivar Alphonso chromosome 16, CATAS_Mindica_2.1, whole genome shotgun sequence genomic window:
- the LOC123198677 gene encoding ABC transporter G family member 5-like: MKKQGCEIQAFGLNYNIYTQKGENPLKLFTKNKLNDCDHGPETSPSKLEAAATSPGARQVLKNINCKAKPWELLAIVGPSGAGKSSLLEILAGKLTPQSGSIFVNDSPIDKARFKKISGYVTQKDTLFPLLTVEETLMFSAKLRLRLPQAELMARVKSLIQELGLGPVAAARVGDDRVRGISGGERRRVSIGVDVIHDPKVLILDEPTSGLDSTSALQIIDMLKVMAETRGRTIILSIHQPGFRIVKMFNSILMLANGLVLYHGTVDQLGVSLRTMGLPLPLHVNVVEYAIESIELIQEQRKTQPEMQPQMVLTPQQKKGEEGESRSGKFTLQQLFQQSKVADEETINVGIDFPKDFANSRLQETIILTHRFSKNIFRTRELFACRTIQMLISGFVLGSIFHNVKDDLRGAEEKVGLFAFILTFLLSSTTEALPVFLQERDILMKETSCGSYRVSSYAIANGLVYLPFLLILAILFSIPLYWLVGLNPNFMAFMHFLLLIWLILYTANSVVVCCSALVPNFIIGNSVISGVMGSFFLFSGYFISNNGIPSYWIFMHYISLFKYPFEEFLINEFSTSRKCLQYIFGRCMVTGEDVLREAGYEEESRWRNLVIMVCFILVYRFISYVILRFRCSQRSLKEAIV, from the coding sequence ATGAAGAAACAAGGGTGTGAGATTCAAGCCTTCGGACTCAATTACAACATCTACACACAAAAGGGAGAAAAccctttaaaattatttaccaaaaaCAAGCTAAATGACTGTGATCATGGACCTGAAACTTCTCCATCCAAGCTTGAAGCTGCTGCAACAAGTCCTGGAGCCAGGCAGGTTCTCAAGAACATAAACTGCAAGGCTAAACCGTGGGAACTCCTTGCGATTGTTGGTCCAAGTGGGGCTGGAAAGTCTTCTTTGCTTGAGATTCTTGCAGGGAAACTCACTCCTCAAAGTGGTTCCATTTTTGTGAATGATAGTCCCATTGATAAGGCTCGGTTCAAAAAGATTTCTGGGTATGTTACTCAAAAGGATACACTATTTCCTCTCCTTACGGTTGAAGAAACGCTCATGTTTAGTGCCAAGCTGAGGTTGAGGCTTCCACAAGCTGAGCTGATGGCTAGAGTAAAGTCTCTCATTCAGGAGCTTGGCCTCGGGCCTGTGGCCGCTGCTAGAGTTGGTGATGACAGGGTTCGGGGGATTTCTGGAGGTGAAAGGCGAAGGGTTTCAATTGGTGTTGATGTGATTCATGACCCCAAAGTGTTGATTCTTGATGAGCCAACTTCCGGTCTTGACAGCACCAGTGCGCTGCAGATTATAGACATGCTTAAGGTGATGGCAGAAACTAGAGGAAGAACCATAATTTTGAGTATACATCAACCTGGTTTTCGCATTGTAAAGATGTTTAATTCGATACTTATGCTGGCTAATGGCTTGGTTTTGTATCACGGCACGGTGGATCAGCTCGGTGTTAGTTTGAGAACAATGGGGTTGCCGCTTCCTCTTCATGTCAATGTTGTTGAATATGCAATAGAATCAATTGAATTGATTCAGGAACAGAGAAAAACGCAGCCAGAAATGCAGCCACAAATGGTGTTAACACCGCAGCAAAAGAAAGGAGAAGAGGGAGAGAGTAGAAGTGGAAAGTTTACTCTGCAACAACTTTTTCAGCAATCAAAAGTTGCCGATGAGGAAACTATCAATGTTGGAATTGATTTTCCTAAAGATTTCGCAAATTCAAGATTGCAGGAGACTATAATTCTCACTCACAGATTCTCGAAAAACATATTTCGAACCAGAGAGTTATTCGCCTGCCGAACAATTCAAATGCTGATTTCTGGGTTTGTTTTGGGATCAATATTTCACAACGTCAAAGACGATTTACGTGGAGCCGAAGAAAAGGTTGGTCTCTTTGCATTCATATTGACATTTTTGTTATCTTCCACAACCGAGGCTCTACCAGTGTTTCTACAAGAGAGGGATATTTTGATGAAGGAGACATCCTGTGGAAGCTACAGAGTGTCATCATATGCCATAGCCAATGGACTAGTTTACTTGCCATTTCTACTCATCCTGGCTATATTATTCTCCATTCCTCTATACTGGCTTGTGGGATTAAATCCTAATTTCATGGCTTTTATGCACTTCTTACTGCTAATCTGGTTGATTCTGTACACAGCAAATTCAGTTGTAGTGTGTTGCAGTGCTCTAGTCCCTAATTTCATAATAGGAAACTCAGTAATTTCCGGTGTTATGGGATCTTTCTTTCTGTTCTCCGGTTACTTCATATCAAACAATGGAATCCCAAGTTACTGGATTTTCATGCATTATATATCACTGTTTAAGTATCCGTTTGAAGAGTTTCTGATAAATGAGTTCTCTACTTCAAGGAAGTGCTTGCAGTATATTTTCGGGAGATGTATGGTGACTGGGGAAGATGTGCTGAGAGAAGCAGGATATGAAGAAGAGAGTAGGTGGAGAAATTTGGTGATAATGGTATGTTTCATTTTGGTTTACAGGTTCATTTCGTATGTAATTCTCAGGTTCAGATGCTCTCAGAGAAGTCTAAAGGAAGCTATAGTTTAA